A genomic window from Xyrauchen texanus isolate HMW12.3.18 chromosome 15, RBS_HiC_50CHRs, whole genome shotgun sequence includes:
- the crabp2a gene encoding cellular retinoic acid-binding protein 2a isoform X1: MDRKIPDFAGNWKMKSSENFEELLKALGVNVMLRKIAVAAASKPSVEITQEGETLSIKTSTSVRITHVTFTVGQEFNEATVDGRPCTSFPRWETDSKISCEQTLQKGEGPKTSWTREITNDGELILTMTADDVVCTRVYVRE, from the exons ATGGATCGCAAAATTCCCGATTTTGCTGGCAATTGGAAAATGAAAAGTTCCGAGAACTTCGAGGAGCTTCTCAAAGCATTGG GTGTGAACGTGATGCTGCGTAAGATTGCGGTTGCAGCAGCATCGAAGCCATCTGTTGAGATTACGCAGGAGGGAGAGACACTGTCAATCAAAACCTCCACCTCTGTTAGGATCACCCATGTAACCTTCACTGTAGGACAGGAGTTTAATGAGGCCACTGTGGATGGACGACCTTGCACG AGCTTTCCTCGCTGGGAAACAGACAGCAAGATTAGTTGTGAGCAGACTTTGCAAAAGGGTGAGGGTCCAAAAACCTCATGGACAAGGGAGATAACCAACGATGGTGAACTGATACTG ACCATGACCGCAGACGATGTTGTATGCACAAGAGTTTATGTCAGAGAGTGA
- the crabp2a gene encoding cellular retinoic acid-binding protein 2a isoform X2 — protein MWKTSTKAETDPVTGVNVMLRKIAVAAASKPSVEITQEGETLSIKTSTSVRITHVTFTVGQEFNEATVDGRPCTSFPRWETDSKISCEQTLQKGEGPKTSWTREITNDGELILTMTADDVVCTRVYVRE, from the exons ATGTGGAAGACTTCAaccaaagcagagacagatccagTTACAG GTGTGAACGTGATGCTGCGTAAGATTGCGGTTGCAGCAGCATCGAAGCCATCTGTTGAGATTACGCAGGAGGGAGAGACACTGTCAATCAAAACCTCCACCTCTGTTAGGATCACCCATGTAACCTTCACTGTAGGACAGGAGTTTAATGAGGCCACTGTGGATGGACGACCTTGCACG AGCTTTCCTCGCTGGGAAACAGACAGCAAGATTAGTTGTGAGCAGACTTTGCAAAAGGGTGAGGGTCCAAAAACCTCATGGACAAGGGAGATAACCAACGATGGTGAACTGATACTG ACCATGACCGCAGACGATGTTGTATGCACAAGAGTTTATGTCAGAGAGTGA